One part of the Streptomyces sp. NBC_00286 genome encodes these proteins:
- the ftsX gene encoding permease-like cell division protein FtsX: MRAQFVLSEIGVGLRRNLTMTFAVIVSVALSLALFGGSLLMSDQVNTMKGYWYDKVNVSIYLCNKSDAESDPNCAKGAVTTEQKKQIESDLEKMSVVDTVAHETSDEAYKHYKEQFGDSPLASSLTPDQMQESFRVKLTEPEKYQVIATAFDGRDGVQSVQDQKSYLDNLFELLNGMNWAARAVMAMMLVVALMLIVNTVRVSAFSRRRETGIMRLVGASGFYIQAPFIMEAAVAGLIGGGVACAFLLIARYFIIDHGLALSEKLNLINFIGWDAVLTKLPLILATSLLMPALAAFFALRKYLKV; encoded by the coding sequence ATGCGCGCCCAGTTCGTTCTGTCCGAGATCGGTGTCGGTCTCCGCCGCAATCTGACGATGACCTTCGCGGTCATCGTCTCCGTGGCCCTCTCCCTCGCCCTGTTCGGCGGTTCGCTCCTGATGAGCGATCAGGTCAACACGATGAAGGGCTACTGGTACGACAAGGTCAACGTCTCCATCTACCTCTGCAACAAGAGCGACGCGGAGTCCGACCCCAACTGCGCCAAGGGAGCGGTCACCACCGAGCAGAAGAAGCAGATCGAGAGCGACCTCGAGAAGATGTCCGTCGTCGACACCGTCGCGCACGAGACGTCGGACGAGGCGTACAAGCACTACAAGGAGCAGTTCGGCGACTCCCCGCTGGCCAGCTCCCTCACGCCGGACCAGATGCAGGAGTCGTTCCGCGTCAAGCTGACGGAGCCGGAGAAGTACCAGGTCATCGCCACCGCCTTCGACGGCCGTGACGGTGTGCAGTCCGTGCAGGACCAGAAGAGCTACCTGGACAACCTCTTCGAATTGCTCAACGGCATGAACTGGGCGGCCCGCGCGGTGATGGCGATGATGCTCGTCGTCGCGCTGATGCTGATCGTCAACACGGTGCGCGTCTCGGCGTTCAGCCGCCGCCGCGAGACCGGCATCATGCGTCTCGTCGGAGCCTCCGGCTTCTACATCCAGGCGCCGTTCATCATGGAGGCCGCCGTCGCCGGACTCATCGGCGGTGGTGTCGCCTGCGCCTTCCTGCTGATCGCCAGATACTTCATCATCGACCACGGTCTGGCCCTGTCCGAGAAGCTGAACCTCATCAACTTCATCGGCTGGGACGCGGTCCTCACCAAGCTGCCGCTCATCCTCGCCACGAGTCTGTTGATGCCGGCGCTTGCCGCGTTTTTCGCGTTGCGCAAGTACCTGAAGGTGTGA
- a CDS encoding S41 family peptidase, which produces MSGRDLFCPPRRIRRGAALTLVFASVLATGAATGSFGASDQKSSAQGARTATVGSAGSADSAGSADSGGRQEDVADAAAEAMADGKSPVEAAERAVSRSGDRWGAVYSPGEYEEFEEALDGAYTGVGLAARRERDGRIAVARVRDGSPADAAGIRKGDRLRSVDGERVDGRPVTEVVSLLRGDATDAAAGTAVSLGLERGTRAWTETVRRARLSTESVTVRELAGDVTVIKVAAFTKGSGELVRAAVAESATGARIVLDLRGNSGGLVAEAVTAASAFLDGGLVATYDVRGEQRALHAEPGGDTTRPLVALVDGGTMSAAELLTGALQDRGRAVVVGSRTFGKGSVQMPSRLPDGSVAELTVGHYRTPFGRTVDGSGISPDLEVEEGVLERAEKVLSGLGDPS; this is translated from the coding sequence ATGTCCGGCCGCGACCTGTTCTGTCCGCCCCGCCGTATCCGCCGCGGGGCGGCCCTGACGTTGGTCTTCGCGAGTGTCCTCGCCACCGGTGCCGCGACCGGCTCGTTCGGCGCCTCCGACCAGAAATCGTCTGCCCAGGGAGCCCGTACGGCGACGGTCGGATCCGCCGGATCCGCCGACTCTGCGGGGTCCGCCGACTCCGGGGGGCGCCAGGAGGACGTCGCCGACGCCGCCGCCGAAGCCATGGCCGACGGCAAGTCGCCCGTGGAGGCGGCCGAGCGCGCCGTGAGCCGCAGCGGCGACCGCTGGGGCGCGGTGTACTCCCCGGGGGAGTACGAGGAGTTCGAGGAGGCCCTCGACGGCGCGTACACCGGCGTCGGCCTGGCCGCCCGGCGCGAGCGTGACGGACGTATCGCGGTGGCCCGCGTGCGGGACGGTTCGCCCGCGGACGCCGCGGGGATCCGCAAGGGCGACCGGCTGCGCAGCGTCGACGGCGAGCGCGTCGACGGCCGGCCGGTGACCGAGGTCGTCTCCTTACTCCGGGGCGACGCCACCGACGCCGCCGCCGGTACGGCCGTCTCCCTGGGCCTGGAACGCGGCACGCGCGCGTGGACCGAGACGGTGCGCCGGGCGAGGCTGTCCACGGAGTCCGTGACGGTACGGGAACTCGCCGGCGACGTCACCGTGATCAAGGTCGCCGCCTTCACCAAGGGCTCCGGCGAACTCGTACGGGCCGCTGTCGCCGAGTCCGCCACTGGCGCCCGGATCGTCCTCGACCTGCGCGGCAACTCCGGCGGCTTGGTCGCCGAGGCCGTCACCGCCGCCTCCGCCTTCCTGGATGGCGGCCTGGTGGCGACGTACGACGTACGCGGCGAGCAGCGCGCCCTGCACGCCGAGCCGGGCGGCGACACCACCAGACCCCTGGTCGCGCTCGTCGACGGCGGCACGATGAGCGCGGCCGAGCTCCTCACCGGCGCCCTGCAGGACCGTGGACGTGCGGTCGTCGTGGGCTCCAGGACCTTCGGCAAGGGCTCGGTCCAGATGCCGAGCCGACTGCCGGACGGTTCCGTCGCCGAGCTGACCGTCGGGCACTACCGCACTCCCTTCGGGCGGACCGTCGACGGCAGCGGCATCAGCCCCGACCTCGAGGTCGAGGAAGGCGTGCTGGAGAGGGCCGAGAAGGTATTGAGTGGCCTCGGGGACCCCTCGTAG
- the smpB gene encoding SsrA-binding protein SmpB: MAKEKGRKLIAQNKKARHDYHILDTYEAGLVLMGTEVKSLRQGRASLVDGFVSLEGHEAWLYNVHVPEYSQGTWTNHSARRKRKLLMHREEIDKLEQKSQETGHTIVPLALYFKDGRAKIEIALAKGKKEYDKRQALREKQDRRETERAVSAVRRRQQA; this comes from the coding sequence ATGGCTAAGGAAAAAGGGCGCAAGCTGATCGCGCAGAACAAGAAGGCGCGGCACGACTACCACATCCTCGACACGTACGAGGCCGGTCTGGTCCTCATGGGCACCGAGGTGAAGTCCCTGCGCCAGGGCCGGGCGTCGCTGGTCGACGGGTTCGTGTCCCTGGAGGGGCACGAGGCGTGGCTCTACAACGTGCACGTCCCCGAGTACAGCCAGGGCACGTGGACCAACCACAGCGCCCGGCGCAAGCGCAAACTCCTGATGCACCGCGAGGAGATCGACAAGCTGGAGCAGAAGTCCCAGGAGACGGGCCACACGATCGTGCCCCTCGCCCTGTACTTCAAGGACGGCCGAGCCAAGATCGAGATCGCACTGGCGAAGGGCAAGAAGGAGTACGACAAGCGCCAGGCCCTGCGAGAGAAGCAGGACCGGCGGGAGACGGAGCGCGCGGTGTCGGCGGTACGGCGGCGGCAGCAGGCGTA